Genomic DNA from Bacillus sp. SM2101:
CATGACACCTGGTCGAAATTGTTCTAACACTATGTCGTATTTATGAATTAACTTTTTTACTATATCTATTGATTCTTCTCTCTTTAAGTCTAGAGCAATAGCACGCTTTGAACGATTCAAGTATTGATGTGCTACTGAATCTTCGCCATCGATAGGTGGTGTCATGCGTAACAAATCTGGCCTTGATGGAGATTCAACTCTTAAAATATTTGCACCTAAATCTGCTAAAAACATCGTCGCATATGGTCCTGGTAGCAGCCCAGAAAAATCAAGAATATTTAGCGAAGATAAAAGAGACATATGAATTCACCGCTCTTTCACATTATTTCACTTTATTAAATTGTTCCCGAAGTTTATATTTCATTATTTTCCCTGAAGCATTTCGAGGGAGTTGATCGACAAATAGTACCTTTCTCGGTACTTTATACCCAGCTAGATGTTGCCGAAGAAAATTTATTAGTTCTTCTTCATCAGCTTTTTGTTGGTGTAAAACGACGACAGCGGTTACAATTTCTCCCCAAGTCGTATCAGGAATACCAATAATTGCAGCTTCCATAACAGCAGGATGTTGGTATAAACAATTTTCTACTTCAATTGAATAGACATTTTCACCGCCTGATATAATCATATCTTTCTTACGGTCTACTAGTTTAATAAAACCATGTTCATCCTTCACTGCTAAATCCCCGGTAAATAACCAGCCTTCACGTAATGCATCTTGAGTTTCCTTTTCCTTTCGGTAATATTCTTTCATAATCGTTTCACCGCGAAGAATAAATTCACCTACTTCACCAGGTACTACGTCCTTACCTTGTTCGTTGACAACCCTTGCTTCAGTTAACAATGTTGGATCCTTCCCTGAAGCACCCAAATTCTCTTTATGATCTTCCGGTGTTAGAAAAATTCCAGCCGGTCCACCTTCAGACAATCCACATAAATTATAAAATTGATCAGTTTGAAATAATTCCATACTTTTTTTCACGAGTTCTGGTGCCATTGGTGCTGCACCGTATGAGCACTTTTTAATAGAACTCAAATTGTATTCCTTTGCATTTGGTACGTGCAATAAAAAGTTATACATCGTTGGTACTCCAAAATATTGCGTAATTTCATATTTTTCAATTGCTCTCAGTACTTCGACAGGATTAAATTCTTTATGAATGACATGTGATGCACCCACACTAATACCAGGAATGAGAAATAAACCTAATTGAGCACTATGAAAAAGAGGTGCAACATGTAATAGTTTTTCAAATGAAGCTAAACCAGTTGTCCCGATTGATGCAATGACGAGGTTTAATACTCGTTTATGATCAAATAAAGCACCTTTTGGGTAGCCTGTCGTTCCAGACGTATATAAAATATGCAAATCATCCTCTTCTATAACTTCTACCTCTGGTTCCGAAATGTTTTCAGATACTACTTCCTTGATTGAAAGATGTTCAGGTCTGTTTGGACGAGTTACTGCTATTACTTGCCTTATTGAATGAACATCTTGTTTTGCTTCATAAATAATGTCATCAAACTCTTGATCATATATCACAACAACACTATCTGATTGGTGCAAAATATAATTTAATTCACGTGCCATGAGACGAAAATTAAGCGGAACGACTACAGCACCTATTTTCGCAGCAGCAAAATAGCTAATTACGAAATAATCTGAATTCTTAAGTAATAGAGCGACTTTTTCACCCTTTGTTACTCCTACTTTTAGAAGACCGTGCGCAAGTTGATTTACAACTTGGTTTAACTGTTTGTACGTATACTCTCTGTCCTCAAATATCACAGCCCATTTTTCTGGATGCCTTCTTGCATTGATCGCGAGACAACTTCCAATATTCAAATTGATCCCCCTATATTATTTTACGTGACCAATATCGTGTACAATATCTCTGAGAACAACTATTAAACGAACTTTAAGTCTTTTAGTATTACAATCTTTCAATGTGAGTGGTCAGACACAGCGCTAAAAATTCATTCCTTTCCACATATAACATACAATTACAGAAATTGTTCATTAATTACGGCTCTACTCGTAACCTATGTTGATATTGAGACTAATTTAGAAAGGCTATTAATAATTTTATGGTAATTGACCTCATTATAAATGAGAAAAGGTAGTATCTAGTTCTTAGTACAATATGAACCACCAATGCGAAAACAGCGTTAGTCAAAGTTCACAATAAGCTAATTACATAACATGTGGGTTCCTCTGATTACTTTTTTTAAAAATAGCACAGCTTATTAAGTTTTTTAACTCCCTCCTTCTGCACTCTCATGAAACAAATACTCTTTCGTAATTTAAGAAGCAAGTTCTGTGCCAAATAGTTAATAGTTATATAGTTATTTAGTAACTTTATACGTATACACATGAATACTCATTTGCAAATTCAAACAACACTGATTATTACAGCTAGGTATTTACAATGCTTATGTATATTATTAATACAATTGTTTAGATTGACTGTCTTAAATTAAGACAAACATAACCAATATTAAGGAAACACTTTTTACATAAGCTGATATTTTTCAAGTTTTTTATATAGTAGAGAGCGACTTATACCTAGCATTTTTGCAGCTTTTGTTTTATTACCTTCTACTTTTTCCATCATTTCTTTAATAACTCTCATTTCTGCTTCATCCAATAATGCTTGTTTGTTCATGGAATTTTCCATTTTTGTAGAATGTATCTTTACTTTATTTAGTAAATAATCAGGTAAATCATGAGCTTCAATTTTCCCATGCTCTGCAAAAACCATACCTCTTTCTATTACATTGCGAAGTTCACGTATATTTCCAGGCCAATCGTATGACAACATAACCTTTTTGGCATCATCATCGATCCCCGTTATACTCGTGCCATTTATTTGATTGAGATCATCTATAAAAGCATCACTTAAAATTAATATATCTCCCTGCCGCTTCCTTAAGGGAGGTACTTCAAATGAAATGACATTAAGTCGATAATATAAATCTTCTCTAAATTTTCCACTTTCTACCATGTTTTCTAAGGGCCGGTTTGTCGCTGCAATAATTCTAACATTTACTTGAACCCTCTCATTTCCTCCAACTCTATAAAACTCTTTCTCTTGTAATACCCTTAATAGTTTTGCTTGAAGCTGCAAAGACATATCACCGACTTCATCCAAAAACAGCGTACCCTCATTTGCATGATCGAATTTTCCGTATTTCCCCTTTTGTTTAGCGCCAGTAAAAGCCCCAGCTTCATAACCAAAAAACTCAGATTCCAGCAAATGCTCAGGTATCGCAGCACAATTCACTGTAACAAAAGGAC
This window encodes:
- a CDS encoding long-chain fatty acid--CoA ligase, with translation MNIGSCLAINARRHPEKWAVIFEDREYTYKQLNQVVNQLAHGLLKVGVTKGEKVALLLKNSDYFVISYFAAAKIGAVVVPLNFRLMARELNYILHQSDSVVVIYDQEFDDIIYEAKQDVHSIRQVIAVTRPNRPEHLSIKEVVSENISEPEVEVIEEDDLHILYTSGTTGYPKGALFDHKRVLNLVIASIGTTGLASFEKLLHVAPLFHSAQLGLFLIPGISVGASHVIHKEFNPVEVLRAIEKYEITQYFGVPTMYNFLLHVPNAKEYNLSSIKKCSYGAAPMAPELVKKSMELFQTDQFYNLCGLSEGGPAGIFLTPEDHKENLGASGKDPTLLTEARVVNEQGKDVVPGEVGEFILRGETIMKEYYRKEKETQDALREGWLFTGDLAVKDEHGFIKLVDRKKDMIISGGENVYSIEVENCLYQHPAVMEAAIIGIPDTTWGEIVTAVVVLHQQKADEEELINFLRQHLAGYKVPRKVLFVDQLPRNASGKIMKYKLREQFNKVK